The Procambarus clarkii isolate CNS0578487 chromosome 7, FALCON_Pclarkii_2.0, whole genome shotgun sequence genome window below encodes:
- the LOC123761309 gene encoding protein phosphatase inhibitor 2 isoform X1, giving the protein MADNLTKKPRKGILKNSSSFEGNERQREKGTKWDEMNILATLHPKDKDYGHMKIEEPKTPFAQYVDGDSGDEHDGIDADLLAKKIQLGGNELPKALIEPEESEESEDEDISPEEREKRKIFEMKRKQHYNEFYAVKLARKLMQNDDVDDDDDDELKEEDETESKEEKDSKMEEVDEDGKKTLANPGENMAIGEEEASGD; this is encoded by the exons ATGGCCGACAACCTCACTAAGAAGCCCAGGAAGGGCATACTCAAAAACTCATCTAGTTTTGAAGGcaacgagagacagagaga AAAGGGAACGAAATGGGACGAGATGAACATTCTAGCCACCCTCCATCCCAAAGACAAAGACTATGGACACATGAAAATTGAGGAGCCAAAGACACCATTTGCACAATATGTAGATGGCGATTCAGGAGATGAACATGATGGTATTGATGCTGATCTATTGGCTAAAAA GATTCAGCTAGGAGGAAATGAACTTCCAAAGGCATTAATTGAGCCAGAAGAGTCGGAAGAGAGTGAGGATGAGGACATTTCACCAGAGGAGAGAG AAAAAAGAAAAATTTTTGAAATGAAAAGGAAACAACATTACAATGAGTTTTATGCTGTGAAACTTGCACGAAAGTTAATGCAAAATGACGATGttgatgacgatgatgatgatgaactaAAAGAGGAGGATGAGACCGAGAGTAAAGAAGAGAAAGACAGTAAAATGGAAGAAGTCGATGAGGATGGAAAGAAAACTTTGGCAAACCCCGGTGAAAACATGGCAATAGGTGAGGAGGAAGCATCAGGGGACTGA
- the LOC123761309 gene encoding protein phosphatase inhibitor 2 isoform X2 — MNILATLHPKDKDYGHMKIEEPKTPFAQYVDGDSGDEHDGIDADLLAKKIQLGGNELPKALIEPEESEESEDEDISPEEREKRKIFEMKRKQHYNEFYAVKLARKLMQNDDVDDDDDDELKEEDETESKEEKDSKMEEVDEDGKKTLANPGENMAIGEEEASGD, encoded by the exons ATGAACATTCTAGCCACCCTCCATCCCAAAGACAAAGACTATGGACACATGAAAATTGAGGAGCCAAAGACACCATTTGCACAATATGTAGATGGCGATTCAGGAGATGAACATGATGGTATTGATGCTGATCTATTGGCTAAAAA GATTCAGCTAGGAGGAAATGAACTTCCAAAGGCATTAATTGAGCCAGAAGAGTCGGAAGAGAGTGAGGATGAGGACATTTCACCAGAGGAGAGAG AAAAAAGAAAAATTTTTGAAATGAAAAGGAAACAACATTACAATGAGTTTTATGCTGTGAAACTTGCACGAAAGTTAATGCAAAATGACGATGttgatgacgatgatgatgatgaactaAAAGAGGAGGATGAGACCGAGAGTAAAGAAGAGAAAGACAGTAAAATGGAAGAAGTCGATGAGGATGGAAAGAAAACTTTGGCAAACCCCGGTGAAAACATGGCAATAGGTGAGGAGGAAGCATCAGGGGACTGA